The DNA sequence TTTAGAATTAGGTTTCAGAAGACTCACTATTCAAATAATAGCTGGAAAAAACCTTATACTGTTATTTTAAAAGCGTTTTTGGATAAAAATTAGCCTATTTAAGAAAGATATTTGCTCAAGGTTTTGATCTGTTCTGAGAATTAACAGATTATTTAGTAAGTTCTTTTTTAAAATGAGGAGATTTCGGTTTCCTCATTTTTATTTAAAATCGGATGTACTTGCGATTTCGTAAGTTGACAAAACTAGTTAGAGGCTAATAATTTAGTTTCTTCAGGAGTAAAATCATTTGCAATTGCATAGGAGTTAATTCCTGTTATCTTCATTTCATCCAGAATATCGACTAGATTGCCGTAATTAGATTTTTTGGTAGGTTTTATAATTACTGTAATTCCACTTCCGGGTTTCCCGCGACGGGAAGAATATTCAAGCATACTTTTATTTCTAATTAAAAGTTCTTTGCGAATTCCCTCTTTTCCATAATTTAAATTTTTTGGAGCCATAATCGGATATGCCAGAAGTCCTATATATACTATCAATTTATTATTGTCATCCAGTAATATTGTTACCGAACGATTTTCACCATAACAACGTAGACCGCAAGTATCACCGCAATCAGGCATACTTAAATCCAGTGTTTTTGGCTT is a window from the Flavobacterium cupriresistens genome containing:
- a CDS encoding ExbD/TolR family protein → MQQLPKKVRSKKLGPKIDLTAMVSVSFLLIIFFMVVTELAKPKTLDLSMPDCGDTCGLRCYGENRSVTILLDDNNKLIVYIGLLAYPIMAPKNLNYGKEGIRKELLIRNKSMLEYSSRRGKPGSGITVIIKPTKKSNYGNLVDILDEMKITGINSYAIANDFTPEETKLLASN